The sequence ATAAGAGATAAAGTAACTATAGGCCTTAATGCTGTCATTATGATGGGAGCTGTAATTAATATAGGGGCTGTTATAGGAGAAAATACAATGATAGATATGGGGGCTGTATTAGGGGGAAGAGCCACTGTTGGAAAAAATTGTCATATAGGAGCTGGAGCAGTTCTTGCTGGAGTAATAGAGCCACCATCAGCTAAACCAGTTGTAGTAGAAGATGGGGTTTTGATTGGAGCTAATGCTGTTATTATTGAAGGAGTTAGAATAGGGGCTGGAGCAGTAGTTGGAGCTGGAGCAGTAGTAATAGAAGATGTACCAGCTGGAGCAGTAGTAACAGGAAATCCAGCTAAAATAATAAAAAATGTAGATGAAAAAACTTTAAGTAAAACTCAATTAGTAGATGATTTAAGAAAATAAGGGAGTTGAAGTAAATGAAACTGAATAGTCAAGTAGAGAGTTTACAGTTTTCCTTGATTAGAGTCTTAAAAAATGAAGCTAGTAAGTACTCTGATGTTATAGATTTAACAATAGGTGAACCAGATATTCCTACACCAAGAGGATTAGTATATGAAGCTATGGAATATGGAAAAAATCATCAATTAAAGTATGCTACTTCTGGTGGAGGAACTTTAATTGGAAAATTAATAGCAGACTACTATAATAGGATTTATGGTGGAGCTTATAGTGAAGAAAATATAATTACAAATATTGGTGCTACTGAAGCTCTCTCTTCGGCTATGAGGACGATATTAAACCCAGATGATGAGGTTTTAATGACGATACCTTATTATCCAGGATACCCAGCAATGATAAAACTTTGTTATTCTAAGCCAATATTCGTAGATATTAGTAAGAGCGAATTTAGACTAACTAAAGAATTATTAGAAAACTATGTGACATCTAAGACAAAGGCTATACTTTTAAGTAATCCATGTAATCCAACTGGGAATGTTATGAGCTATCAAGAAATGCAAGAAATAGTTACATTTGTAAGTGAAAGGGATATATTTTTGATTTCTGATGAAATATATAGCTCACTAGCTTTTTATGAATATCATTCTTTTGCTGAGTTTGAGAGTATAAGAGATAAACTAATTATTATAAATGGATTTTCTAAATCACATTCAATGACAGGATGGAGAATAGGCTATACTATATGTCCTAAAGAATATAGAAAGTATTTTTTAAATACTAGTTTTTATACAGTTAGTTCATCTATGACTCTTTCATTAAAAGGAGCTGAATTAGCTCTTATAAAATATGAGGATAGAAATGAATTAGTAGCAGAATATAGAGCTAGAGCAGAATATTTGACAGAGAAACTTGAAAAAATTGGATTTAGGGTGTTGAAGCCTAAAGGAGCTTTTTATATATTTGCTGATTATTCCGAACTGTCTGATTTGGATTCATTAGAGTTTTCAATAGATGTACTGAAAAAAACAAAAGTAGCAGTAGTTCCTGGCGCTGCTTTTGGAGTTGAAAAGTATGTAAGATTTGCTTTAACAGTAGATATATCTACTTTAGAGAAAGCTATGAAAAGATTAGAAAAATATAGATAGAGAGATTGTAAGAATTGTATGGTAAAATGATGAGAAGTTAAAATAACTTGCTAAAATCAAATATTTGGAATTTTTAAAAATTATGAATTGAGTGTTTAAGTTTTAAAGATAGGAGCTTTAGTTAATTAACTTCTCAAAAGAAAAAATAATTCTTATTATTTGTAAAAAATATTTAATAATTTATTAATTAGTGTTTATTTTTAAAGTGAAGGGAATCTCCCCATTTTCCATATACAATTTCATCACCAATAGCTTTTACATTATTATCCATGATTTCTTTAGCTTTTTCAACACTATCTTTTATTCCAGGCTTGTTATCATAAAGTAAGTATTTTCCTTTATGTTCTAATGCAGTAGCTGTAGGCATAAGTATATTAGCTCCAGCTAAAAGACCTTTTTCTCTACCTTGTGGATCTAATCCTTGTAGAGCAGTTGTAGCAGCTATATTTACATCTTTTAAGAAAATTCTAGTAATAGCTATCATTTTTAATCCTAGTTCTACTCTTTTCTTTTCATTGATTACAATATTTTCCCATTCTTGTCCAAGTGGGGTATCTTTATGTAAAATATATGGTCCCATCCCTATCATATCAATATCCATTTGTTTATAAAATAAGATATCATTTACTAAATCTTCTTCTGTTTGATTGGGAAGACCTATCATTACACCAGTTCCAACTTGATATCCAACTTCTCTTAAGTATTCTAAACACTTTTTCCTTACTTCAAATGTATGTTTATTGTCCATTGGATGTAGATGATTATAAATGTTTAAATTTGTCGATTCTATTCTAAGCAGATATCTATGTGCACCAGCATCAAACCATCTTTTATATGTTTCTTTTGTTTGCTCTCCAAGTGATAGAGTGACACCTAATTTTCCAT comes from Fusobacterium necrogenes and encodes:
- a CDS encoding pyridoxal phosphate-dependent aminotransferase; translation: MKLNSQVESLQFSLIRVLKNEASKYSDVIDLTIGEPDIPTPRGLVYEAMEYGKNHQLKYATSGGGTLIGKLIADYYNRIYGGAYSEENIITNIGATEALSSAMRTILNPDDEVLMTIPYYPGYPAMIKLCYSKPIFVDISKSEFRLTKELLENYVTSKTKAILLSNPCNPTGNVMSYQEMQEIVTFVSERDIFLISDEIYSSLAFYEYHSFAEFESIRDKLIIINGFSKSHSMTGWRIGYTICPKEYRKYFLNTSFYTVSSSMTLSLKGAELALIKYEDRNELVAEYRARAEYLTEKLEKIGFRVLKPKGAFYIFADYSELSDLDSLEFSIDVLKKTKVAVVPGAAFGVEKYVRFALTVDISTLEKAMKRLEKYR
- the dapD gene encoding 2,3,4,5-tetrahydropyridine-2,6-dicarboxylate N-acetyltransferase gives rise to the protein MNKLNTAEELITYIKNSTKKTPVKAYINGNLLGLKTSAKVFKGENSYIIIGDNQEIERILEEYKENIIDYYLENDRRNSGVPTLDLRNINARIEPGAIIRDKVTIGLNAVIMMGAVINIGAVIGENTMIDMGAVLGGRATVGKNCHIGAGAVLAGVIEPPSAKPVVVEDGVLIGANAVIIEGVRIGAGAVVGAGAVVIEDVPAGAVVTGNPAKIIKNVDEKTLSKTQLVDDLRK
- the hydE gene encoding [FeFe] hydrogenase H-cluster radical SAM maturase HydE: MSEKIKKILNQEEFSKSDLIELMKIDNKEDLILLFKKAYDVKSKYVGRKVYYRGLIEISNQCIKNCKYCGIRRDNHKVERFAMSKDEIMQSVKWIYDNNYASLALQAGERQDEEFIAFIEDLLKEIKILSNGKLGVTLSLGEQTKETYKRWFDAGAHRYLLRIESTNLNIYNHLHPMDNKHTFEVRKKCLEYLREVGYQVGTGVMIGLPNQTEEDLVNDILFYKQMDIDMIGMGPYILHKDTPLGQEWENIVINEKKRVELGLKMIAITRIFLKDVNIAATTALQGLDPQGREKGLLAGANILMPTATALEHKGKYLLYDNKPGIKDSVEKAKEIMDNNVKAIGDEIVYGKWGDSLHFKNKH